The nucleotide sequence CCCTTCCGACAGCATGGATTGCTACGCCCGCTGCCGCTGCAGCAGCGACGCCGAGACCGATCTTGTCCGCGCTCGTCTGATATCCCGCACCCGGTACGTTCTCAAGCCTTTTGTAGATGGGTCCGAAGACGTCCCAGTTGTCGTTTGCAGCGCAGGCGATGCAGCCGTGTCCTGCCTGGACAGGCCAGCTCGTTCCGGTGTTGTATTTCACCGTCGGGCAATTGTAATGAGCCTCGGGTCCCTTACAGCCCATCTCATAGAGGCACCAGCCTTTCCGGTGTCCTTCATCACCCCACTGACGGACAAACTGTCCTGCGTCGAAATGGGCGCGCCTCTCGCAGTTGTTGTGGATGATCTTGCCGTATCCAAAGAGCGGACGGTGCTGTGCATCGAGGGCGGGGAGCGTTCCAAAAGTCAGGTAGTGGACAATTGTCGCCGTTGCATTTTCAGGATTATGAGCGCAGCCCGGGATATTGACATAAGTTATTCCAGGGACGGCTGCTCCTGTGCCTACCGCGCCGGTCGGGTTCGGCTTGGCGCTGGCGATGCCTCCCCAGGACGAACAAGAACCGACATTGATGGTAAAGGCGGCGTTGCCGCAGACTTCTTTGGCGATCTCTAAGGCCGTTCTCCCTCCGATCGTACAATAGACACCGCCGTCTTTCGTTGGGATCGCACCCTCAACAATC is from Thermodesulfovibrionales bacterium and encodes:
- a CDS encoding hydrogenase small subunit, producing the protein MSTFDDGSSIAESLARKGVSRRDFMRFCTAMAATLALPSSFVPQIVEALEKKQKPYVVWLEFQDCAGDSEAILRATKPTIAEIVLDVISLEYHETIMAGAGKSAEKALQDVVKNQKGKYIAIVEGAIPTKDGGVYCTIGGRTALEIAKEVCGNAAFTINVGSCSSWGGIASAKPNPTGAVGTGAAVPGITYVNIPGCAHNPENATATIVHYLTFGTLPALDAQHRPLFGYGKIIHNNCERRAHFDAGQFVRQWGDEGHRKGWCLYEMGCKGPEAHYNCPTVKYNTGTSWPVQAGHGCIACAANDNWDVFGPIYKRLENVPGAGYQTSADKIGLGVAAAAAAGVAIHAVGRAIKGTPHKEEKK